A DNA window from Trueperaceae bacterium contains the following coding sequences:
- a CDS encoding DegT/DnrJ/EryC1/StrS family aminotransferase, with the protein MNDPSAPAPVAMLDLAGEVADHEAVLLDAVTRVLRSGQFVGGPEVDAFERAVADRLDVPHAIGVNSGTDALRIALEAAGIGPGDEVVTSPFSFIATAEAIARVGATPRFADVDPDTLNLDPGAAAALVTPRTRALLPVHLFGLPADAAALRDLARDHDLFLLEDAAQAFGAHYPARCAGCSDAPRCRAASRDALAGRAVGALGDAAAFSFYPTKTLGAYGDAGL; encoded by the coding sequence GTGAACGACCCCAGCGCCCCCGCGCCGGTGGCGATGCTCGACCTCGCCGGCGAGGTCGCCGACCACGAAGCCGTCCTCCTCGACGCCGTCACGCGCGTCCTGCGGTCCGGCCAGTTCGTCGGTGGGCCCGAGGTCGACGCCTTCGAACGCGCGGTCGCCGACCGCCTCGACGTGCCCCACGCCATCGGCGTCAACAGCGGCACCGACGCGCTCCGCATCGCGCTGGAGGCCGCCGGCATCGGGCCCGGCGACGAGGTCGTCACCAGCCCCTTCTCGTTCATCGCCACCGCCGAAGCGATCGCGCGCGTCGGCGCCACGCCCCGCTTCGCCGACGTCGACCCCGACACCCTCAACCTCGACCCAGGCGCGGCCGCCGCCCTCGTGACGCCCCGCACCCGCGCGCTGCTCCCCGTCCACCTGTTCGGCCTCCCGGCCGACGCGGCGGCGCTGCGCGACCTGGCGCGCGACCACGACCTGTTCCTCCTCGAGGACGCCGCCCAAGCGTTCGGGGCGCACTACCCCGCCCGCTGCGCCGGCTGCAGCGACGCGCCGCGCTGCCGCGCAGCGAGCCGCGACGCGCTCGCCGGCCGCGCCGTCGGCGCGCTCGGGGACGCCGCCGCGTTCAGCTTCTACCCCACCAAGACCCTCGGCGCGTACGGCGACGCCGGCCT
- a CDS encoding type II toxin-antitoxin system RelE/ParE family toxin produces the protein MSARVLLTDAAAHDLDEAYARTYAAGGPPEADLFLDRIEDALAALAAAPDRGAPLPDLLALGRRDGFERRDGPWRWIYRHAGDEVHVVALAHEDRSMQSLLTRRLLDA, from the coding sequence GTGAGCGCCCGCGTGCTGCTCACCGACGCCGCCGCGCACGACCTCGACGAGGCGTACGCCCGCACGTACGCCGCCGGCGGCCCCCCCGAGGCAGACCTTTTTCTGGACCGAATCGAGGACGCCTTGGCGGCGTTGGCGGCGGCGCCCGACCGCGGCGCCCCCCTCCCCGACCTCCTCGCCCTCGGGCGCCGCGACGGCTTCGAACGCCGCGACGGCCCCTGGCGCTGGATCTACCGCCACGCCGGCGACGAGGTCCACGTCGTCGCCCTCGCCCACGAGGACCGCTCGATGCAGTCGCTCCTCACGCGCCGCCTGCTCGACGCGTGA
- a CDS encoding ABC-F family ATP-binding cassette domain-containing protein, whose product MVLAALRAADKQYGTKVVLDGVHLEVRAGSRIALVGRNGSGKTTVLRLLGGEETPDAGEAWRRDDVVVGHLEQDPDFPAGASVRDVADAAFADLDAMEDALGRLEHAGLDDPDVYARWETLHATFERRGGYQRRARRDMVLHALGFAGREADAIDGFSGGERTRLGLARLLMRAPDVLLLDEPTNHLDVTMRRWLEGWLARYRGAALVVSHDRAFLDGACDVTADVRRGRIETYDGPPGAARAAREERERLEARTRANQRKEEARLEAMTERMHGWAGQNAKLMRRAKAMEKRLDRHRDGMLEGAERAERTVGFTFDAHDGGDLVAQARHLTKRYDGRTLFDDVALQLRAGDRVALTGPNGAGKTTLLRVLLGEVASDDPRADVRWGARVRVGYYDQSLAGVDPDATLVEELARMVGEREAHDLLGRFLFPYDAQFKTIANLSGGERARLALAKLSRSAYDLLVLDEPTNHLDVEMIETLEGALDAFEGALVVVSHDRRFAARLATQVWEVEGGRLETYEGDWAFYERKR is encoded by the coding sequence GTGGTCCTCGCCGCCCTCCGCGCCGCCGACAAACAGTACGGCACCAAGGTCGTGCTCGACGGCGTCCACCTCGAGGTGCGCGCCGGTTCGCGGATCGCCCTCGTCGGCCGCAACGGCTCCGGCAAGACCACCGTCCTCCGGCTGCTCGGGGGCGAGGAGACGCCCGACGCCGGCGAGGCCTGGCGCCGAGACGACGTCGTCGTCGGGCACCTCGAGCAGGACCCCGACTTCCCCGCCGGCGCGTCGGTCCGCGACGTCGCCGACGCCGCCTTCGCGGACCTCGATGCCATGGAGGACGCCCTCGGGCGCCTCGAGCACGCCGGCCTCGACGACCCCGACGTGTACGCCCGCTGGGAGACGCTGCACGCGACCTTCGAGCGGCGTGGCGGCTACCAACGCCGCGCGCGCCGCGACATGGTCCTCCACGCCCTCGGGTTCGCCGGCCGCGAAGCGGACGCGATCGACGGCTTCAGCGGCGGCGAACGCACCCGCCTCGGCCTCGCCCGCCTCCTCATGCGCGCCCCCGACGTGCTGCTCCTCGACGAACCCACCAACCACCTCGACGTCACCATGCGCCGGTGGCTGGAGGGGTGGCTGGCGCGCTACCGCGGCGCCGCCCTCGTCGTCAGTCACGACCGCGCCTTCCTCGACGGCGCCTGCGACGTCACCGCCGACGTCCGCCGCGGCCGCATCGAGACGTACGACGGACCGCCCGGCGCCGCCCGCGCCGCACGCGAGGAGCGCGAGCGGCTCGAGGCCCGCACCCGCGCGAACCAACGCAAGGAGGAGGCCCGCCTCGAGGCGATGACCGAACGCATGCACGGCTGGGCCGGCCAGAACGCGAAACTCATGCGCCGCGCCAAAGCGATGGAGAAACGCCTCGACCGGCACCGCGACGGGATGCTCGAAGGCGCCGAACGCGCCGAACGGACGGTCGGCTTCACCTTCGACGCGCACGACGGCGGCGACCTCGTCGCCCAGGCCCGCCACCTCACGAAACGCTACGACGGCCGCACCCTGTTCGACGACGTCGCGCTGCAGCTCCGCGCCGGCGACCGGGTCGCCCTCACCGGCCCGAACGGGGCGGGGAAGACCACCCTCCTCCGGGTGCTGCTCGGCGAGGTCGCCAGCGACGACCCGCGCGCCGACGTGCGGTGGGGCGCCCGCGTCCGGGTCGGCTACTACGACCAGTCGCTCGCCGGCGTCGACCCCGACGCCACCCTCGTCGAGGAGCTCGCGCGGATGGTCGGCGAGCGCGAAGCGCACGACCTGCTGGGGCGCTTCCTGTTCCCCTACGACGCGCAGTTCAAGACCATCGCGAACCTCTCGGGGGGCGAACGCGCCCGCCTCGCCCTCGCGAAACTCAGCCGATCGGCGTACGACCTGCTCGTCCTCGACGAACCCACCAACCACCTCGACGTCGAGATGATCGAGACCCTCGAGGGCGCCCTCGACGCCTTCGAGGGCGCCCTCGTCGTCGTCAGTCACGACCGCCGCTTCGCCGCCCGCCTCGCGACGCAGGTGTGGGAGGTCGAAGGCGGCCGCCTCGAGACGTACGAGGGCGACTGGGCGTTCTACGAACGCAAACG
- a CDS encoding ABC transporter ATP-binding protein: protein MSDAAHPARTGAPPAAAVRMEGITKRFPLVLANDAVDFDVAWGEIHALIGENGAGKSTLMKILYGLQDPDAGHMTIDGAAYAPASARDAIARRIGMVHQHFMLVAPLSVTENVVLGSEPGHAAALDYAAARRTTRNLIDRFGFDIDPDEPVGDLPLGRQQQVEILKALYRDARILIMDEPTAVLTPQETRGLFRFLREYAAEGHAIVFISHKLDEVMEICDRMSVMRDGAMIGTVEREATDTAKLATMMVGREVLLRVDKVDADVRETRLAVHDLRLRHPDKPKDLLAGVDLDVRAGEILGVAGIEGNGQSELVECITGLRPPDAGTVTLLGEDVTDASARSRRHAGLSHVPEDRNARGLVGSYDAAMNAILGDHHDAPYAGPLGLLDLPRIREHARAIIAAYDVRPTSIGVLARAYSGGNAQKLIVARELERDPKVLVLAQPTRGVDIGAIEFIHRQIVRARDEGLAVLLVSADLNEVLSLSDRIVVMYEGALMGELDAADADPETLGLMMAGATVDAATADAA from the coding sequence ATGAGCGACGCCGCGCACCCCGCGAGGACGGGCGCCCCCCCGGCCGCCGCGGTCCGGATGGAGGGCATCACCAAACGCTTCCCGCTGGTCCTCGCCAACGACGCCGTCGACTTCGACGTCGCCTGGGGGGAGATCCACGCGCTGATCGGCGAGAACGGCGCCGGAAAATCGACGTTGATGAAGATCCTCTACGGCCTGCAGGACCCCGACGCGGGCCACATGACGATCGACGGGGCGGCGTACGCGCCCGCCAGCGCCCGCGACGCCATCGCGCGCCGCATCGGCATGGTGCACCAACACTTCATGCTGGTCGCCCCCCTCTCCGTCACCGAGAACGTCGTCCTCGGCAGCGAACCCGGCCACGCCGCCGCCCTCGACTACGCCGCCGCACGCCGCACCACGCGCAACCTGATCGACCGCTTCGGCTTCGACATCGACCCCGACGAACCGGTCGGCGACCTCCCGCTCGGCCGCCAACAACAGGTCGAGATCCTCAAGGCCCTCTACCGCGACGCGCGCATCCTGATCATGGACGAACCCACCGCCGTCCTGACCCCCCAGGAGACGCGCGGGCTGTTCCGCTTCCTCCGCGAGTACGCCGCGGAGGGCCACGCCATCGTCTTCATCAGCCACAAGCTCGACGAGGTCATGGAGATCTGCGACCGCATGAGCGTCATGCGCGACGGCGCCATGATCGGGACCGTCGAGCGCGAGGCGACCGACACCGCCAAGCTGGCGACGATGATGGTCGGCCGCGAGGTGCTGCTCCGCGTCGACAAGGTCGACGCCGACGTCCGCGAGACCCGCCTCGCGGTGCACGACCTCCGCCTCCGCCACCCCGACAAACCCAAGGACCTGCTCGCCGGCGTCGACCTCGACGTGCGCGCCGGCGAAATCCTCGGCGTCGCCGGCATCGAAGGGAACGGCCAAAGCGAACTCGTCGAGTGCATCACCGGCCTCCGCCCCCCCGACGCCGGCACCGTCACCCTGCTCGGCGAGGACGTCACCGACGCCAGCGCCCGCAGCCGCCGCCACGCCGGCCTCAGCCACGTCCCCGAGGACCGCAACGCCCGCGGCCTCGTCGGCAGCTACGACGCGGCGATGAACGCCATCCTCGGCGACCACCACGACGCCCCGTACGCCGGCCCGCTCGGCCTCCTCGACCTGCCCCGCATCCGCGAGCACGCCCGCGCCATCATCGCCGCCTACGACGTGCGGCCCACCAGCATCGGCGTCCTCGCGCGCGCCTACTCCGGCGGCAACGCCCAGAAACTCATCGTCGCCCGCGAACTCGAGCGGGACCCGAAGGTCCTCGTCCTCGCGCAACCCACGCGCGGCGTCGACATCGGCGCGATCGAGTTCATCCACCGCCAAATCGTCCGCGCCCGCGACGAGGGCCTCGCCGTCCTCCTCGTCAGCGCCGACCTCAACGAGGTGCTGTCGCTGTCCGACCGCATCGTCGTGATGTACGAGGGCGCCCTCATGGGCGAACTCGACGCCGCCGACGCCGACCCCGAAACCCTCGGCCTCATGATGGCCGGCGCGACGGTCGACGCCGCCACCGCCGACGCCGCGTGA
- the ugpC gene encoding sn-glycerol-3-phosphate ABC transporter ATP-binding protein UgpC codes for MSEVTLDHVYKRFGDVTAVQDFSLEIQDAEFMVFVGPSGCGKTTTLRMVAGLEEISDGTLRIGDRVVNDMPPKDRDIAMVFQNYALYPHMNVHQNMSFGLRLRKTPKADIERRVQEAADILQIGHLLERRPRELSGGQRQRVALGRAIVREPKVFLMDEPLSNLDAKLRVEMRASISKLHQRLGVTTIYVTHDQVEAMTMGTRIVVMKDGLIQQVDSPVKLYDEPVNKFVAGFIGSPAMNFMIGGVENGVLRSANFDIRPTDELAGKLQKHDGKKVYVGIRPENFGLKGYTAIPEQDNVVRARVEVVEPLGAETHIIASVGEDQNVVARVDPHAPVAAGDDIELLVDTNYLHAFDLDEEANLRFA; via the coding sequence ATGTCGGAAGTCACCCTCGATCACGTCTACAAGCGGTTCGGCGACGTCACCGCCGTCCAGGACTTCAGCCTCGAGATCCAGGACGCCGAATTCATGGTGTTCGTCGGACCGTCGGGCTGCGGCAAGACCACCACCCTACGCATGGTCGCCGGGCTCGAAGAGATCAGCGACGGCACCCTGCGGATCGGCGACCGCGTCGTCAACGACATGCCGCCCAAGGACCGCGACATCGCCATGGTGTTCCAGAACTACGCGCTGTACCCGCACATGAACGTGCACCAGAACATGTCGTTCGGGCTGCGCCTGCGCAAGACCCCCAAGGCGGACATCGAACGGCGCGTGCAGGAGGCCGCCGACATCCTCCAGATCGGGCACCTCCTCGAGCGGCGCCCCCGCGAACTGTCCGGCGGACAGCGCCAGCGCGTCGCGCTCGGGCGCGCCATCGTCCGCGAACCCAAGGTCTTCCTGATGGACGAGCCGCTCTCCAACCTCGACGCGAAGCTCCGCGTCGAGATGCGCGCCAGCATCAGCAAACTCCACCAACGCCTGGGCGTCACGACGATCTACGTCACCCACGATCAGGTCGAAGCGATGACCATGGGGACCCGCATCGTCGTCATGAAGGACGGCCTCATCCAGCAGGTCGACAGCCCCGTCAAGCTGTACGACGAACCGGTCAACAAGTTCGTCGCCGGCTTCATCGGCAGCCCCGCCATGAACTTCATGATCGGCGGCGTCGAGAACGGCGTGCTGCGCAGTGCGAACTTCGACATCCGCCCCACCGACGAGCTCGCCGGCAAGCTCCAGAAGCACGACGGCAAGAAGGTGTACGTCGGCATCCGCCCCGAGAACTTCGGCCTCAAGGGCTACACCGCGATCCCCGAACAGGACAACGTCGTCCGGGCCCGCGTCGAGGTCGTCGAGCCGCTCGGCGCGGAGACGCACATCATCGCCTCGGTCGGCGAAGACCAGAACGTCGTCGCGCGCGTCGACCCGCACGCGCCCGTCGCCGCCGGCGACGACATCGAACTCCTGGTCGACACGAACTACCTGCACGCCTTCGACCTCGACGAGGAAGCCAACCTGCGCTTCGCCTGA
- a CDS encoding type II toxin-antitoxin system Phd/YefM family antitoxin, protein MPLSQRVRSISYLKAHAAELVRELDATREPLVITQNGEARAVLLDVASFDALQETGALLKMLAIGEREVREGAVQTADEALAALRQVEP, encoded by the coding sequence ATGCCCCTCTCGCAACGCGTCCGCAGCATCTCCTACCTCAAGGCCCACGCCGCCGAGCTCGTCCGCGAGCTCGACGCGACCCGCGAGCCGCTCGTGATCACCCAGAACGGCGAGGCGCGCGCGGTGCTCCTCGACGTCGCCAGTTTCGACGCGCTGCAGGAGACCGGCGCGCTCCTCAAGATGCTGGCGATCGGCGAGCGCGAGGTCCGCGAGGGCGCGGTCCAGACCGCCGACGAGGCGCTCGCGGCGCTGCGGCAGGTGGAGCCGTGA